In a single window of the Nicotiana tomentosiformis chromosome 10, ASM39032v3, whole genome shotgun sequence genome:
- the LOC138899731 gene encoding uncharacterized protein, with protein MVSPIADKFHSTSSDHSGCNTSSDDTIDHNHPLYIHPSDNLGVSLGRSIFDGTGYSDWRRSMLIALSVKNKLYFIQPNCERPPPNSPFSCQWDRCNNIVISWIHNLLSPVIRKSVLYCQLAKDVWMELEDMYGQPSGIRVYQVKKELASMSQGSMSIPEYYAGMKSV; from the coding sequence ATGGTTTCTCCTATTGCTGATAAGTTTCATTCTACCTCTTCTGATCATTCCGGTTGTAATACTTCGTCCGATGATACAATCGATCACAATCATCCCCTTTACATTCATCCATCGGATAATTTGGGGGTTTCACTAGGGAGAAGTATTTTTGATGGGACTGGATATAGCGACTGGCGAAGGAGCATGCTCATTGCTCTTTCTGTTAAGAATAAGTTGTATTTCATTCAACCTAATTGTGAAAGGCCACCTCCAAATTCACCTTTCTCCTGTCAATGGGATCGATGTAACAATATAGTAATCTCGTGGATTCACAACCTTCTTTCTCCAGTAATTCGTAAGAGTGTCCTTTATTGTCAGCTTGCCAAAGATGTTTGGATGGAATTAGAAGACATGTATGGACAGCCTAGTGGGATTAGAGTTTATCAGGTTAAGAAAGAGCTTGCTTCCATGTCTCAGGGCTCTATGAGTATTCCTGAATATTATGCGGGGATGAAGAGTGTTTAG